A stretch of the Archangium violaceum genome encodes the following:
- a CDS encoding ABC transporter substrate-binding protein, translated as MRRLGWVWPCALLLAGCPSGCANKDSETLDAGPVVTGPQQLGEKEPNDRPEQAPTLGRDSTVSASLGADPSKPDEDWYRLAPDSPRVADVSVSGIPGGDVVLEVYDAPGIRSAGINSAGEGKPERFPNLYVERERWVRVASARKGTGGAYTLEVRYHIPEDGVEREPNDRAVDASPLQLGQAVAGFLGHAGDEDWYRLELPESVASTPSAPAPTGTPAPAPAPGDSTGAGQPATDPAQAPSEGMGAPPPPSGSSAETAPATPSEEMANAPTEEANPAGTGTQPQPGGFQIPIPVPGQGLQPAAPEEPPAVALKIELTGIEGVRPELSVLSAAEAPLFTTPKGKEGEGFSLRNIGVRANDRVVYLVVKSGWTGTGKNAKRGFNSEKSYTLSVSLEEAGANAELEPNDELYKATPLQVSGTGFKEGFLSPKGDVDNFVLKTTEPVLARVELSGVERMDLELSVVQPPEGEGQKETVLQRANDGTIKEPERLNNVACSGTCYFRVQSAARKVEGKWVRDYENAEQPYRISVTTVPDDGSQEREPNNTANRATEIIPGKAVRGTVYPLKDVDYYRLDLSERPVRTSLRATLLGILKVDVGLYLHRLGEDGKLSLVQTSDRAKGDQPEVIRYSAEPGVYILEVRDARNREANFQDAYQLTIEEGE; from the coding sequence ATGCGACGTCTGGGGTGGGTGTGGCCGTGCGCGCTGCTGCTCGCCGGCTGTCCGAGCGGCTGCGCCAACAAGGACTCCGAAACGCTGGATGCGGGACCGGTCGTCACCGGGCCCCAGCAGCTCGGCGAGAAGGAGCCCAACGACCGACCCGAGCAGGCTCCAACCCTCGGGAGAGACTCGACGGTGAGCGCCAGCCTGGGCGCGGATCCGTCCAAGCCCGACGAGGACTGGTACCGGCTCGCCCCGGACAGCCCGCGTGTGGCCGACGTCAGCGTCTCCGGCATTCCCGGCGGCGACGTGGTGCTGGAGGTGTATGATGCCCCCGGTATCCGCAGCGCTGGCATCAACAGCGCGGGAGAGGGCAAGCCCGAGCGCTTCCCCAACCTCTACGTCGAGCGCGAGCGCTGGGTGCGCGTGGCCTCGGCGCGCAAGGGGACCGGCGGCGCCTATACGCTCGAGGTGCGCTACCACATCCCCGAGGACGGTGTGGAGCGCGAGCCCAACGATCGGGCCGTCGATGCCTCCCCACTACAGCTCGGACAGGCGGTGGCGGGCTTCCTCGGTCATGCCGGTGACGAGGACTGGTACCGGCTGGAGCTACCCGAGTCGGTCGCCAGCACCCCGTCGGCTCCGGCTCCGACTGGAACTCCGGCTCCAGCTCCCGCCCCGGGCGACTCCACGGGCGCCGGGCAGCCCGCCACGGACCCGGCCCAGGCTCCCTCCGAGGGCATGGGTGCTCCGCCTCCGCCGTCCGGCTCCTCCGCCGAGACGGCCCCGGCCACCCCGTCCGAGGAAATGGCCAACGCGCCCACGGAAGAGGCCAACCCGGCAGGTACCGGCACGCAGCCTCAGCCGGGAGGCTTCCAGATCCCCATCCCCGTTCCGGGCCAGGGATTGCAGCCCGCCGCGCCAGAGGAGCCTCCTGCGGTGGCATTGAAGATCGAGCTCACCGGCATCGAAGGCGTGCGTCCGGAGCTGTCGGTGCTCTCGGCGGCCGAGGCCCCCCTGTTCACCACGCCCAAGGGCAAGGAGGGTGAGGGCTTCTCCCTGCGCAACATCGGCGTGCGTGCGAACGATCGCGTGGTGTACCTGGTGGTGAAGAGTGGCTGGACGGGGACGGGCAAGAACGCGAAGCGCGGCTTCAACTCGGAGAAGTCCTACACGCTCTCGGTGTCCCTGGAGGAAGCCGGGGCGAACGCGGAGCTCGAGCCCAACGACGAGCTGTACAAGGCCACGCCCCTGCAGGTGTCCGGCACGGGCTTCAAGGAGGGTTTCCTCTCGCCCAAGGGGGACGTGGACAACTTCGTCCTGAAGACGACCGAGCCGGTGCTGGCCAGGGTGGAGCTATCCGGCGTGGAGCGCATGGATCTGGAGCTGTCCGTGGTGCAGCCCCCCGAGGGTGAGGGCCAGAAGGAGACGGTGCTCCAGCGGGCCAACGATGGCACCATCAAGGAGCCCGAGCGCCTCAACAACGTGGCGTGCAGTGGCACCTGCTACTTCCGGGTGCAGAGCGCCGCGCGCAAGGTGGAGGGCAAGTGGGTGCGCGACTACGAGAACGCGGAACAGCCCTACCGCATCTCCGTCACCACCGTCCCCGACGACGGCAGCCAGGAGCGCGAGCCCAACAACACCGCCAACCGCGCCACCGAGATCATCCCGGGCAAGGCGGTACGTGGCACCGTCTATCCCCTGAAGGACGTGGACTACTACCGGCTGGACTTGTCGGAACGGCCCGTGCGGACCTCGTTGAGGGCCACGCTGCTGGGCATCCTCAAGGTGGACGTGGGTCTGTACCTGCACCGCCTGGGCGAGGACGGAAAGCTGTCACTCGTGCAGACGTCCGATCGCGCCAAGGGGGATCAGCCCGAGGTCATCCGCTACAGCGCCGAGCCGGGCGTCTACATCCTGGAGGTCCGCGATGCGCGCAACCGCGAGGCCAACTTCCAGGACGCGTACCAGCTCACCATCGAGGAAGGCGAATAG
- a CDS encoding zf-TFIIB domain-containing protein, with product MNCPGCSVEMADLEGDHETLRKCGECGGLWIDVADLNRILLHNNLPGLESQGGKVDAEALTGQCPECQVDLIRVDGGDRQHPLNYDTCESCGGIFLESEFADATDAKVAEQEIIDFFRHFSVKKKSAAG from the coding sequence ATGAATTGCCCCGGTTGCAGCGTCGAGATGGCCGATCTCGAAGGCGACCACGAGACGTTGCGCAAGTGTGGAGAGTGCGGCGGGCTGTGGATAGACGTCGCGGATCTCAACCGGATCCTCCTCCACAACAACCTTCCCGGGCTCGAGAGCCAGGGCGGCAAGGTGGACGCGGAAGCGCTCACCGGCCAGTGTCCCGAGTGCCAGGTGGATCTCATACGGGTCGACGGTGGTGATCGTCAGCACCCGCTGAACTACGACACCTGCGAGTCTTGTGGCGGCATCTTCCTCGAATCGGAGTTCGCCGACGCCACGGACGCGAAGGTCGCCGAGCAGGAGATCATCGACTTCTTCCGCCACTTCAGCGTCAAGAAGAAGTCGGCCGCTGGCTGA
- the murA gene encoding UDP-N-acetylglucosamine 1-carboxyvinyltransferase, with product MDKIIVKGGRPLQGEVNVSGAKNAALPILASALLADGKSTYRNVPDLADVKTMLKVLETMGCGTERLTGRKKDVCEVAVEGPITPEAPYDLVKTMRASVLVLGPLVARFGRARVSMPGGCAIGARPIDQHLKGLKALGADITLTEGYVEARAKQLRGGTVNFDVITVTGTENVMMAAVLAKGRTVLENCAREPEVEELARVLNKMGARIEGAGTSIITIDGVDALKPVDHAILPDRIEAGTLMVAAAITGGNVLVKHAVPEHLESVILKLRETGCTITAEEGGLRVKAPKVVDSVDVKTTEHPGFPTDMQAQLMGLMTVASGTSVISESIFENRFMHVPELHRMGADITIQGHTAVVKGVKKLSGAPVMATDLRASASLVLAGLRAEGKTEVARIYHLDRGYERLERKLRKLGADIRRVKA from the coding sequence ATGGACAAGATCATCGTGAAGGGTGGCCGCCCGCTGCAGGGCGAAGTGAACGTATCGGGCGCGAAGAACGCGGCGCTCCCCATCCTCGCCTCGGCGCTGCTGGCGGACGGCAAGAGCACCTACCGCAACGTGCCGGACCTGGCGGACGTCAAGACCATGCTCAAGGTGCTGGAGACCATGGGCTGCGGCACCGAGCGGCTCACCGGCCGCAAGAAGGACGTGTGCGAGGTGGCGGTGGAGGGGCCCATCACCCCCGAGGCCCCGTACGATCTGGTGAAGACGATGCGCGCCTCCGTGCTGGTGCTCGGCCCGCTGGTGGCCCGCTTCGGCCGCGCCCGCGTGTCCATGCCGGGTGGGTGCGCCATTGGAGCCCGCCCCATCGATCAGCACCTCAAGGGCCTCAAGGCCCTGGGCGCGGACATCACCCTCACCGAGGGCTACGTCGAGGCCAGGGCGAAGCAGCTCAGGGGCGGCACCGTCAACTTCGACGTCATCACGGTGACGGGCACGGAGAACGTGATGATGGCGGCCGTGCTGGCCAAGGGCCGCACCGTGCTGGAGAACTGCGCGCGCGAGCCCGAGGTGGAGGAGCTCGCCCGGGTGCTCAACAAGATGGGCGCCCGCATCGAGGGCGCGGGCACCTCCATCATCACCATCGACGGGGTGGACGCCCTCAAGCCGGTGGATCACGCCATCCTTCCGGACCGTATCGAGGCGGGTACGCTCATGGTGGCAGCGGCCATCACCGGCGGTAACGTGCTGGTGAAGCACGCCGTCCCCGAGCACCTGGAGTCCGTCATCCTCAAGCTGCGCGAGACGGGCTGCACCATCACCGCCGAGGAAGGGGGCCTGCGGGTGAAGGCCCCCAAGGTCGTCGACTCGGTGGACGTGAAGACGACCGAGCACCCCGGCTTCCCCACGGACATGCAGGCCCAGCTCATGGGGCTGATGACGGTGGCCAGCGGCACCTCGGTCATCTCGGAGAGCATCTTCGAGAACCGCTTCATGCACGTGCCGGAGCTGCACCGGATGGGGGCGGACATCACCATCCAGGGCCACACGGCGGTGGTGAAGGGGGTCAAGAAGCTGTCCGGGGCCCCCGTCATGGCCACGGACCTGCGCGCCAGCGCCTCGCTCGTCCTGGCCGGCCTGCGCGCCGAGGGGAAGACCGAGGTGGCGCGCATCTACCACCTGGACCGTGGCTACGAGCGCCTGGAGCGCAAGTTGCGCAAGCTGGGAGCCGACATCCGCCGGGTAAAGGCCTGA
- the prmC gene encoding peptide chain release factor N(5)-glutamine methyltransferase, whose amino-acid sequence MSGETWTIRKVLTWTTQHFEKRGVDAPRLTTEVLLAHVLKTTRVRLYVDLDRPMEKEELATFRALIERRMAGEPTQYLTGVREFYNRPFKVDSRVLIPRPETELLVEAALHKLPKDGPGTALDVCTGSGCIAISLAAERPQATVLATDLSPDACALARENAQALGVADRVTILQGNLYAPLPPDARFDLVVSNPPYIASGEIPGLSAEVRREPHMALDGGPDGLVLIREVIKGARRVLKPGGLLAMEIGETQGAALVALLQAAGFEDARVEKDLERRDRLAFGTQPVAVGPQG is encoded by the coding sequence ATGAGTGGAGAAACCTGGACCATCCGCAAGGTCCTCACCTGGACGACGCAGCACTTCGAGAAACGAGGGGTGGACGCGCCCCGGCTCACCACCGAGGTACTGCTCGCCCACGTGTTGAAGACGACCCGGGTGCGCCTGTACGTGGACCTGGACCGGCCGATGGAGAAGGAGGAGCTCGCGACCTTCCGCGCCCTCATCGAGCGGCGCATGGCCGGCGAGCCCACCCAGTACCTCACCGGGGTGCGGGAGTTCTACAACCGCCCCTTCAAGGTGGACTCGCGGGTGCTCATCCCCCGGCCGGAGACGGAGTTGCTGGTGGAGGCCGCCCTGCACAAGCTGCCCAAGGACGGCCCCGGCACCGCGCTGGACGTGTGCACCGGCTCGGGCTGTATCGCCATCAGCCTCGCGGCCGAGCGGCCCCAGGCCACGGTGCTGGCCACGGACCTGTCCCCGGACGCCTGCGCGCTGGCCCGGGAGAACGCCCAGGCCCTGGGTGTGGCGGACCGGGTGACGATCCTGCAGGGCAACCTCTACGCCCCCCTGCCCCCGGACGCCCGCTTCGACCTGGTGGTGTCCAATCCCCCCTACATCGCCTCCGGGGAGATTCCAGGCCTGTCCGCCGAGGTGCGCCGCGAGCCCCATATGGCGCTGGATGGCGGACCGGATGGGCTCGTGCTCATCCGCGAGGTCATCAAGGGGGCCCGCCGTGTCCTCAAACCTGGCGGGCTGCTTGCAATGGAGATTGGCGAGACGCAGGGAGCCGCCCTCGTGGCACTCCTCCAGGCCGCGGGTTTCGAGGACGCGCGGGTGGAGAAGGACCTGGAGCGGCGGGATCGCCTCGCTTTTGGGACACAGCCCGTGGCCGTCGGGCCACAGGGGTAA
- the prfA gene encoding peptide chain release factor 1, with protein MIDKLEEVERKFERLTADLSNPDIISDTAKLQKVSKERAGLEKLVETFRTYRKVVDDLKEVEAWLGSSDPDEKAYAREALPGLKQQREELEQQLKILLLPKDPNDEKNVILEIRAGAGGDEAGLFAEEVMQMYLRYADRKGWKSEIIDMSPGSVGGVKDVTIMLSGEGVYSHMKYESGVHRVQRVPATEAQGRIHTSTITVSVMPEAEDVDIKLNPADIEMQVMRSTGSGGQSVNTTDSAVRLIHKPSGIVVKCQQEKSQTKNRAMAERMLRAKLYEIEQERIRNERDSMRRGQVGTGDRSEKIRTYNFPQDRLTDHRIGLTVHNLPAIMSGGVEDVITACRTHYQAEALKQQMGGGPGASA; from the coding sequence ATGATTGACAAACTCGAAGAGGTGGAGCGGAAGTTCGAGCGCCTCACCGCCGACCTGTCCAACCCGGACATCATCAGCGACACCGCGAAGCTGCAGAAGGTCTCCAAGGAGCGTGCTGGCCTGGAGAAACTGGTGGAGACCTTCCGCACGTACCGCAAGGTGGTGGACGACCTGAAGGAGGTCGAGGCCTGGCTTGGCAGCTCGGACCCCGACGAGAAGGCCTACGCCCGCGAGGCCCTGCCCGGCCTCAAGCAGCAGCGCGAGGAGTTGGAGCAGCAGCTGAAGATCCTCCTGCTGCCCAAGGATCCCAACGACGAGAAGAACGTCATCCTGGAGATCCGCGCCGGCGCCGGTGGTGACGAGGCGGGCCTGTTCGCCGAGGAGGTCATGCAGATGTACCTCCGCTACGCGGACCGCAAGGGCTGGAAGTCGGAGATCATCGACATGAGCCCGGGCAGCGTGGGCGGCGTCAAGGACGTCACCATCATGCTGTCCGGCGAGGGCGTCTACAGCCACATGAAGTACGAGTCCGGCGTGCACCGGGTGCAACGCGTGCCGGCCACCGAGGCGCAGGGCCGCATCCACACCTCCACCATCACCGTGTCGGTGATGCCCGAGGCGGAGGACGTGGACATCAAGCTCAACCCGGCCGACATCGAGATGCAGGTGATGCGCTCGACGGGCTCGGGCGGCCAGAGCGTGAACACCACCGACTCCGCGGTGCGCCTCATCCACAAGCCCTCGGGCATCGTGGTGAAGTGCCAGCAGGAGAAGAGCCAGACCAAGAACCGGGCCATGGCCGAGCGCATGCTGCGCGCCAAGCTCTATGAGATCGAGCAGGAGCGCATCCGCAACGAGCGCGACAGCATGCGCCGGGGCCAGGTCGGTACCGGTGACCGCTCGGAGAAGATCCGAACCTACAACTTCCCGCAGGACCGGCTGACGGACCACCGCATCGGCCTCACGGTGCACAACCTGCCGGCCATCATGTCCGGCGGCGTCGAGGACGTCATCACCGCCTGCCGCACCCACTATCAGGCCGAGGCCCTCAAGCAGCAGATGGGTGGAGGCCCCGGCGCCAGCGCATGA
- a CDS encoding tetratricopeptide repeat protein has translation MAREKDNIVLSDEHNSRGIELADRGWLDEAIKEFKKAIDLDPDSAHAHDNLATVYAEKKLFREALGEYLTALKLEPESPTAHYNLACFLSTHAAEMAVAEYREAIELDPEYPDAHLNLGLTYADQGRIEDAMRELQTAIELDPQDAFPRHELAALLMDEGDYRSAITQLKEVVRLDAENFEAHLDLGICYAQKGFYAEAERSYDKARALNAEDLLLNYNLAALYALWGRRPDALTYLQKAVAVDRQKVQGWLATDTMFDSLKGDPEFEALF, from the coding sequence ATGGCCCGGGAAAAGGACAACATCGTACTCTCCGACGAGCACAACTCGCGCGGCATCGAATTGGCCGATCGCGGGTGGCTCGACGAGGCGATCAAGGAGTTCAAGAAGGCGATCGACCTCGACCCCGACTCCGCTCACGCGCACGACAACCTCGCCACCGTCTACGCCGAGAAGAAGCTCTTCCGCGAGGCCCTGGGCGAGTACCTCACCGCGCTGAAGCTGGAGCCGGAGAGCCCCACGGCTCATTACAACCTTGCCTGCTTCCTCTCCACGCATGCGGCGGAGATGGCGGTGGCCGAGTACCGCGAGGCCATCGAGCTGGATCCGGAGTACCCGGACGCGCACCTCAACCTGGGTCTCACCTACGCGGACCAGGGCCGTATCGAGGACGCCATGCGCGAGCTGCAGACGGCCATCGAGCTGGATCCGCAGGACGCCTTCCCCCGGCACGAGCTCGCCGCCCTGCTGATGGACGAGGGCGACTACCGCTCGGCCATCACCCAGCTCAAGGAAGTGGTCCGCCTGGACGCGGAGAACTTCGAGGCGCACCTGGACCTGGGCATCTGCTACGCCCAGAAGGGCTTCTACGCCGAGGCCGAGCGCTCCTACGACAAGGCGCGCGCCCTCAACGCCGAGGACCTGCTGCTCAACTACAACCTGGCCGCCCTCTACGCCCTCTGGGGCCGCCGGCCGGATGCGTTGACCTATCTGCAGAAGGCCGTGGCGGTGGATCGACAGAAGGTGCAGGGCTGGCTGGCCACGGATACGATGTTCGACTCGCTGAAGGGCGACCCCGAGTTCGAGGCGCTCTTCTGA
- a CDS encoding hemolysin family protein, translating into MEWVFLGLAILLVLANGFFVATEFAIVKIRHTRLQALADEGRPGAGAALKMVEKLDSYLSATQFGITLASLGLGWLGEPAFAHLLEPVLTRLVPEAAGVALAHSLSVAIAFAIITFLHIVVGELAPKSLAIQRAEVTTIAVALPMRVFYFVFYPAIWLLNGVAGWVLKAFGLHTAHESQEAHSEEELRVILHSSAQAGAITTARAELLERSLEMAQKTARQVMVPRNQVKFLDMEEPLDKCVADARAAGHTWLPVCRGNMDEVEGVVNVKDLFFLLSRGELRSLSQVQRPVLYVPEHVTLEQLLNEFRRRRRQTALVVDEHGGTSGLVTIADVVAEVVGDVAELGRRVDEVRSLPGGRFELPGTAQLDDLEDRLDVSFEIDDEDVEVTTIAGYIMAKLGRIPEKGDSLKLDMWRIQVEEVEGPRVVRVTVEPQAGPKPPVAATADA; encoded by the coding sequence ATGGAATGGGTCTTCCTCGGACTGGCCATCCTGCTGGTCCTGGCCAACGGGTTCTTCGTGGCGACCGAATTCGCCATCGTGAAGATCCGCCACACCCGCCTTCAGGCCCTGGCGGACGAGGGGCGGCCGGGTGCTGGCGCCGCCCTGAAGATGGTGGAGAAGCTGGATTCCTACCTGTCCGCCACGCAGTTCGGCATCACGCTCGCGTCGCTGGGCCTGGGGTGGCTGGGTGAGCCGGCGTTCGCCCACCTGCTGGAGCCGGTGCTGACGCGGCTGGTTCCGGAGGCGGCGGGCGTGGCGCTGGCCCACTCGCTGTCGGTGGCCATCGCCTTCGCCATCATCACCTTCCTGCACATCGTGGTGGGAGAGCTGGCGCCCAAGAGCCTGGCCATTCAGCGCGCCGAGGTGACGACCATCGCGGTGGCGCTGCCGATGCGGGTCTTCTACTTCGTCTTCTACCCGGCCATCTGGCTGCTCAACGGCGTGGCGGGCTGGGTGCTGAAGGCCTTCGGCCTGCACACCGCGCACGAGTCGCAGGAGGCGCACAGCGAGGAGGAGCTGCGTGTCATCCTCCACAGCTCGGCGCAGGCGGGGGCCATCACCACGGCGCGCGCGGAGCTGCTGGAGCGCTCGCTGGAGATGGCGCAGAAGACGGCGCGCCAGGTGATGGTGCCGCGCAACCAGGTGAAGTTCCTGGACATGGAGGAGCCGCTCGACAAGTGCGTCGCGGACGCGCGCGCCGCGGGCCATACGTGGCTGCCGGTGTGCCGGGGGAACATGGACGAGGTGGAGGGGGTGGTGAACGTGAAGGACCTCTTCTTCCTCCTCTCCAGGGGCGAGCTGCGCAGCCTGTCGCAGGTGCAGCGGCCGGTGCTGTACGTGCCGGAGCACGTGACGCTGGAGCAGCTGCTCAACGAGTTCCGCCGGCGGCGCCGGCAGACGGCCCTGGTGGTGGACGAGCACGGCGGAACGTCGGGGCTGGTGACCATCGCGGACGTGGTGGCCGAGGTGGTGGGCGACGTGGCCGAGCTCGGCCGGCGGGTGGACGAGGTGCGCTCTCTGCCGGGGGGTCGCTTCGAGCTGCCGGGCACGGCCCAACTGGATGACCTCGAGGACCGCCTGGACGTCTCGTTCGAGATCGATGACGAGGACGTCGAGGTGACGACGATCGCGGGCTACATCATGGCGAAGCTGGGCCGCATCCCGGAGAAGGGGGACTCGCTCAAGCTCGACATGTGGCGCATCCAGGTGGAGGAGGTGGAAGGCCCCCGGGTCGTCCGGGTAACGGTCGAGCCCCAGGCAGGCCCCAAACCCCCCGTAGCGGCGACGGCGGATGCTTGA
- a CDS encoding acyltransferase family protein, producing MSSPSTLPLLETPGPADSGPSSVRLEAEPSREAGTSARRMTLVDGLRGFAALAVVLPHAVGLFTFAGAGVVSEWMVRLAHFGHRGVEVFFVLSGFVIAFSLRRTHLSPRGIGQFILRRSLRLDPPYWVAIGLFCGFLLLRGVMTGKPAGLPSVPHLLSHLLYLQDLVGYGQVNVAFWTLCIEFQFYLAFAVLLGLAQALSRWSGREGALPLVFSVLFVLSLAWPTGLLQMRSHVTHVIYLPPHVFVFLAGALTWWTLEGRLPRAVWFTFVIGLWALFAWKLDSRVFVTAATSSLLYVAGRSHRLYSWLAARPFQYLGRTSYSLYLVHVPLCLLLLSVKVRVAPPSDLAALAFLGAVYATSIVAAHVLYTWVEAPCLEWTKRLKR from the coding sequence ATGTCTTCCCCCTCGACGCTTCCCCTCCTTGAAACGCCGGGCCCGGCCGATTCCGGGCCCTCGTCCGTCCGCCTGGAGGCCGAGCCCTCCCGAGAGGCGGGGACGTCCGCCCGCCGGATGACGCTGGTGGATGGACTGCGCGGGTTCGCCGCGCTCGCCGTGGTGTTGCCGCATGCCGTGGGCCTCTTCACGTTCGCCGGGGCGGGCGTGGTATCCGAGTGGATGGTCCGCCTGGCGCACTTCGGGCACCGCGGCGTCGAGGTGTTCTTCGTGCTCAGCGGCTTCGTCATCGCCTTCTCGCTGCGCCGCACGCACCTGTCACCCCGGGGCATCGGCCAGTTCATCCTCCGCCGCTCGCTGCGCCTGGATCCGCCCTATTGGGTGGCCATCGGCCTGTTCTGTGGCTTCCTGCTCCTTCGCGGCGTGATGACCGGCAAGCCCGCGGGGTTGCCCTCGGTGCCCCACCTGCTCTCGCACCTGCTCTACCTGCAGGATCTCGTGGGCTATGGGCAGGTCAACGTCGCCTTCTGGACCCTCTGCATCGAGTTCCAGTTCTACCTGGCGTTCGCGGTGCTGCTGGGGCTCGCCCAGGCGCTCTCCCGCTGGTCGGGCCGCGAGGGCGCGCTGCCCCTGGTCTTCTCGGTCCTCTTCGTGCTGTCGCTCGCCTGGCCCACGGGCCTGCTGCAGATGCGGTCCCACGTGACGCACGTCATCTACCTGCCTCCCCACGTGTTCGTCTTCCTGGCGGGCGCACTGACGTGGTGGACGCTCGAGGGCCGACTGCCTCGCGCCGTCTGGTTCACCTTCGTGATCGGCCTGTGGGCCCTGTTCGCGTGGAAGCTCGACAGCCGCGTGTTCGTGACGGCCGCCACGAGCTCGCTCCTCTACGTGGCCGGACGGAGCCATCGGCTCTACTCCTGGCTCGCGGCACGGCCCTTCCAGTACCTGGGCCGCACCTCGTACAGCCTCTACCTCGTGCACGTGCCCCTGTGCCTGCTCCTGCTGTCCGTGAAGGTGCGCGTCGCTCCGCCCTCGGACCTGGCCGCCCTGGCGTTCCTCGGGGCCGTCTACGCCACGAGCATCGTCGCCGCCCACGTGCTGTACACCTGGGTGGAGGCGCCCTGTCTCGAGTGGACGAAGCGCCTCAAGCGCTGA